The window gggggagctccctgtatacagagatacatgataagatcctgtctgcagtcaccactagggggagctccctgtatacagagatacatgataagatcctgtctgcagtcaccactagggggagccccctgtatacagagatacatgataagatcctgtctgcagccaccactagggggagcgccctgtatacagagatacatgataagatcctgtctgcagtcaccactagggggagctccctgtatacagagatacatgataagatcctgtctgcagtcaccactagggggagctccctgtatacagagatacatgataagatcctgtctgcagccaccactagggggagctccctgtatacagagatacatgataagatcctgtctgcagccaccactagggggagctccctgtatacagagatacatgataagatcctgtctgcagtcaccactagggggagctccctgtatacagagatacatgataagatcctgtctgcagccaccactagggggagcttcctgtatacagagatacatgataagatcctgtctgcagccaccactagggggagctccctgtacacagagatacatgataaggtcctgtctgcagccaccactagggggagctccctgtatacagagatacatgataagatcctgtctgcagccaccactagggggagctccctgtatacagagatacatgataaggtcctgtctgcagccaccactagggggagctccctgtatacagagatacatgataagatcctgtctgcagccaccactagggggagctccctgtatacagagatacatgataagatcctgtctgcagccaccactagggggagctccctgtatacagagatacatgataagatcctgtctgcagccaccactagggggagctccctgtatacagagatacatgataagatcctgtctgcagccaccactagggggagctccctgtatacagagatacatgataagatcctgtctgcagtcaccactagggggagctccctgtatacagagatacatgataagatcctgtctgcagccaccactagagggagcttcctgtatacagagatacatgataagatcctgtctgcagccaccactagggggagctccctgtatacagagatacatgataagatcctgtctgcagccaccactagggggagctccctgtatacagagatacatgataagatcctgtctgcagtcaccactagggggagctccctgtatacagagatacatgataagatcctgtctgcagccaccactagagggagcttcctgtatacagagatacatgataagatcctgtctgcagccaccactagggggagctccctgtatacagagatacatgataaggtcctgtctgcagccaccactagggggagctccctgtatacagagatacatgataagatcctgtctgcagccaccactagggggagctccctgtatacagagatacatgataaggtcctgtctgcagccaccactagggggagctccctgtatacagagatacatgataagatcctgtctgcagccaccactagggggagctccctgtatacagagatacatgataaggtcctgtctgcagccaccactagggggagctccctgtatacagagatacatgataagatcctgtctgcagtcaccactagggggagctccctgtatacagagatacatgataagatcctgtctgcagccaccactagggggagctccctgtatacagagatacatgataaggtcctgtctgcagccaccactagggggagctccctgtatacagagatacatgataagatcctgtctgcagccaccactagggggagctccctgtatacagagatacatgataaggtcctgtctgcagccaccactagggggagctccctgtatacatagatacatgataagatcctgtctgcagccaccactagggggagctccctgtatacagagatacataagatataATAATGTACATTATGGGACACTTCTTGGCGATATTATGTTGGCTGTTTGTCAAATATTAGTTGGACACTGTATGgcagttttattttattattataagcCTAGTATATCATAGTATTTCAGCTTTATGTGGCGGTATTATTATCAACAGCTTAGAAAAAGTGACACCTGAGGAGCTGAAGAGCGTGAGCCCCCCCTGAGCAGACCCCCGTATAAATGACATATTGTAGCTTGGGGCCCCGGAGCTGCAGGATAACGCACTGCGCGCGGCACAGAACTCAGAGCAATCACCGGTGATGAAACTTTATTAACAGACGCCTGGAATGTGCGAAGCCCCCCGAGAGTGGAGCGCGGGGGGCTACTTCTTCTCCACCGCGGATACAAACTTCTGGATGTCCCGGGCGAGAAGTTCAGGCTCCTCGAAGGCGGCAAAATGTCCTCCACGCGGCATGAAGGTGTAAGTCACAAGGTTCCTATACTTATCCGTAGCCAGAACACGGGGGGCGTGAGACACCTCACAGGGGAAAGCCGCAAGACCGGTGGGCACGTACACGGGGGTCCTGAAATACAGACAGAGATTACTTGTAaagccgctataacccgggcatctcctgtatataattatatatgtacagccggtataaccttggcacctcctgtatataattatatatgtacagctggtataacctgggcatctcctgtatataattatatatgtacagccggtataacctgggcatctcctgtatataattatatatgtacagccggtataacctggacatctcctgtatataattatatatgtacagccggtataacctgggcatctcctgtatataattatatatgtacagccggtataacctgggcatctcctgtatataattatatatgtacagccggtataacccgggcatctcctgtatataattatatatgtacagctggtataacctgggcatctcctgtatataattatatatgtacagccggtataacctgggcccctcctgtatataattatatatgtacagccggtataacccgggcccctcctgtatataattatatatgtacagccggtataacctgggcatctcctgtatataattatatatgtacagctggtataacctggacatctcctgtatataattatatatgtacagccggtataacctgggcatctcctgtatataattatatatgtacagccggtataacccgggcccctcctgtatataattatatatgtacagccgctataacctgggcatctcctgtatataattatatatgtacagccggtataacctggacatctcctgtatataattatatatgtacagccggtataacctgggcccctcctgtatataattatacatgtacagccggtataacctgggcatctcctgtatataattatatatgtacagctggtataacctgggcatctcctgtatataattatatatgtacagccggtataacctggacatctcctgtatataattatatatgtacagccggtataacctgggcccctcctgtatataattatacatgtacagccggtataacctgggcatctcctgtatataatcatatatgtacagccggtataacctgggcatctcctgtatataattatatatgtacagctcgtataacctgggcatctcctgtatataattatatatgtacagctggtataacctgggcatctcctgtatataattatatatgtacagccggtataacctgggcatctcctgtatataatgatatatgtacagctggtataacccgggcatctcctgtatataattatatatgtacagccggtataacccgggcatctcctgtatataattatatatgtacagccggtataacctgggtaattTCTGACACACAGTTATATGTTCTTCGGTAATTTACCTCGCTGACGGAGATGTTTGGAAGTCTCGGGTGAAGTTCTCCTTGTAGAACCTCATGGAGGATGTAATGGATCCGGTGACCCAGTAGATCATCACATTGGTGAGAAGATTGTCCATGGAGTATTTCCTGTCATACAAGCGGGACAATGCGGTTATTCGCCTGTTCTTATATACATTGGCGCGGTCTCAGGAGGAATATCACGGGCCGCCATCTTTCCTCCTACCACTGATAATACATCTTAGTTTTCAGCAGGCTGTAAATGAAGACTGCTTCCTGGGCGGGCTgtgctgacatctagtggccaaTATGGAGAATGCATATCTAACTGCggaagcagacacagacaggcgaGACCcccgtgtgtgtggtgtatacgggCTCGCTGCAGTCTGTGAGTGCCGCCTTATGCACAATCCCGCCTGCTTTGAAGGTGGATGTGGCCTCTACGGGCCCCTGTGTGtgggtgcggctgcacaggttgcagctATGGTGTGTCCACCCCAGCCGTGAGTGAGCCCGGACGTGGTGGATGTGTCCCCTTTGGGCCCCTGTGTGtgggtgcggctgcacaggttgcactattGTGTGACCGCCCCGGCCCTGAGTGACCCCGGACATGTTGGATGTGTCCCCTTCGGGCCCctgtgtgcggctgcacaggttgcatctATGGTGTGTCCGCCCCAGCCGTGAGTGACCCCGGACATGTTGGATGTGTCCCCTTTGGGCCCctgtgtgcggctgcacaggttgcactattGTGTGACCGCCCCGGCCCTGAGTGACCCCAGACATGTTGGATGTGTCCCCTTTGGGCCCCTGTGTGCGGCTGTGCAGGTTGCATCTATGGTGTGACCGCCCCGGCCCTGAGTGACCCCGGACATGTTGGATGTGTCCCCTTCGGGCCCctgtgtgcggctgcacaggttgcatctATGGTGTGTCCGCCCCAGCCCGGACGTGTTGGACGTGGCCCCTTTAATGACTGACCTCTGCAGGCCTCCGTCCTCCAGTTTTCTGAACTCCGGATTGGTCCAAGTAGAGAACTTCTCCAGGATGTAGGCGGCCAGCCCCGCAGGGGAGTCGTGCAGAGCAGAGCCTGGGGGGGATGGAGGAGAACGTCAGCCGCTCATACATGGTGCTCAGGAGGTCTACAGTGGTGTCCAgcctgcagaactacaactcccagcaagccaAAAACACCAAGGAGCTGCAGTTTTGTAGCAGTTGGAGAGCCGCAGGTTGGGAGACCCCTGATGTAAAAGGACCCTCTAGTCTCTACGTAATCCTACATGCCGGTGCTGCAGAcacagctgaaggtttgttacaATGTGCCATGCTATCAGCCATGTGTGCAGCCATTGTCCTCAGCTGTATCCGGCGGCGTTACACTTACCCACTGTGTCCGGTTTAGTAGATTGGATATGGAGGTATCCCGACTCCCGCATGATATCGTACCCCGACTTCTCGATGTACGGGTAGACTCGCCGGACGTCCTCTGCTGTGAAGCCCACCAGCCAGGGAAGATGGCGGCCGAGGAGCAGGCACAGGAGCATCTTCAGTCCCCCCTTAGTTATAATATACATATTCAAATGGAGACCCTTCACCGACCTGAGGAACCGAGAGATGGAGTAAGACCCTCAAGAACAAGAACCGAGGGGCAACAGGAGAGCCCACCGCCATACACCGCCATACAGCGAGCTTTCCTGGactgtgaggtactacaactcccagccaccCCCCGTGACACCAAACAGTAGAGCTATGGCCGCCATCTGCTGGAGACTTACTCGGGCTTCATCTGTGCCAGCGCGGTGGTGATCaggctgccccagtctccgccctgCAGGTAAAAGTCTGTGAACCCCAGTCTGAGCATCAGCTTATAGAAGACGCGGGCGGCCGCCACAAAGTCAAAGCCTGCGGAGAAAACACAGCATATAACACACTGCACcgagaaaagtatgtgcacccccccaCCACCTATACCCAGCTTATAGAAGACGCGGGCGGCCGCCACAAAGTCAAAGCCTGGGGAGAAAACACAGCATATAACACACTGCACcgagaaaagtatgtgcacccccccaCCACCTATATCCAGCTTACAGAAGACGCGGGCGGCCGCCACAAAGTCAAAGCCTGGGGAGAAAACACAGCGTATAACACACTGCACtgagaaaagtatgtgcaccccccaccaGCTATATCCAGCTTACAGAAGACGCGGGCGGCCGCCACAAAGTCACATCCTGGGGAGAAAACACAGCATATAACACACTGCACcgagaaaagtatgtgcaccccccaccaGCTATATCCAGCTTACAGAAGACGCGGGCGGCCGCCACAAAGTCAAAGCCTGGGGAGAAAACACAGCATATAACACACTGCACcgagaaaagtatgtgcacccccccaCCACCTATACCCAGCTTATAGAAGACGCAGGCGACCGCCACAAAGTCAAAGCCTGGGGAGAAAACACAGCATATAACACACTGCACcgagaaaagtatgtgcacccccccaCCACCTATACCCAGCTTATAGAAGACGCGGGCGGCCGCCACAAAGTCAAAGCCTGGGGAGAAAACACAGCGTATAACACACTGCACcgagaaaagtatgtgcaccccccaccaGCTATATCCAGCTTATAGAAGACGCAGGCGGCCGCCACAAAGTCAAAGCCTGGGGAGAAAACACAGCATATAACACACTGCACcgagaaaagtatgtgcaccccccaccaGCTATATCCAGCTTATAGAAGACGCAGGCGGCCGCCACAAAGTCAAATCCTGGGGAGAAAACACAGCATATAACACACTGCACcgagaaaagtatgtgcaccccccaccaCCTATACCCAGCTTATAGAAGACGCGGGCGGCCGCCACAAAGTCAAAGCCTGGGGAGAAAACACAGCGTATAACACACTGCACcgagaaaagtatgtgcaccccccaccaCCTATACCCAGCTTATAGAAGACGCGGGCGGCCGCCACAAAGTCAAAGCCTGGGGAGAAAACACAGCGTATAACACACTGCACcgagaaaagtatgtgcaccccccaccaCCTATATCCAGCTTATAGAAGACGCGGGCGGCCGCCACAAAGTCAAATCCTGGGGAGAAAACACAGCGTATAACACACTGCACcgagaaaagtatgtgcaccccccaccaCCTATATCCAGCTTATAGAAGACGCGGGCGGCCGCCACAAAGTCAAAGCCTGGGGAGAAAACACAGCGTATAACACACTGCACcgagaaaagtatgtgcacccccccacccccacctatACCCAGCTTATAGAAGACGCGGGCGGCCGCCACAAAGTCAAAGCCTGGGGAGAAACCACAGCATATAACACACTGCACcgagaaaagtatgtgcaccccccaccaGCTATATCCAGCTTATAGAAGACGCGGGCGGCCGCCACAAAGTCAAAGCCTGGGGAGAAAACACAGCATATAACACACTGCACcgagaaaagtatgtgcacccccccaCCACCTATACCCAGCTTATAGAAGACACGGGCGGCCGCCACAAAGTCAAAGCCTGCGGAGAAAACACAGCGTATAACACACTGCACcgagaaaagtatgtgcaccccccccACCACCTATACCCAGCTTATAGAAGACGCGGGCGACCGCCACAAAGTCAAAGCCTGGGGAGAAACCACAGCATATAACACACTGCACCGAgaaaaagtatgtgcacccccccacccccacctatACCCAGCTTATAGAAGACGCGGGCGGCCGCCACAAAGTCAAAGCCTGGGGAGAAACCACAGCATATAACACACTGCACCGAgaaaaagtatgtgcacccccccacccccacctatACCCAGCTTATAGAAGACGCGGGCGGCCGCCACAAAAGTCAAAGCCTGGGGAGAAACCACAGCATATAACACACTGCACCGAgaaaaagtatgtgcacccccccacccccacctatACCCAGCTTATAGAAGACGCGGGTGGCCGCCACAAAAGTCAAAGCCTGGGGAGAAAACACAGCGTATAACACACTGCACCGAgaaaaagtatgtgcaccccccaccaCCTATACCCAGCTTATAGAAGACGCGGGCGGCCGCCAAAAAGTCAAAGCCTGCGGAGAAAACACAGCGTATAACACACTGCACCGAgaaaaagtatgtgcaccccccaccaCCTATACCCAGCTTATAGAAGACGCGGGCGGCCGCCACAAAAGTCAAAGCCTGGGGAGAAAACACAGCGTATAACACACTGCACcgagaaaagtatgtgcaccccccaccaCCTATACCCAGCTTATAGAAGACGCGGGCGGCCGCCACAAAAGTCAAAGCCTGGGGAGAAAACACAGCGTATAACACACTGCACcgagaaaagtatgtgcaccccccaccaCCTATACCCAGCTTATAGAAGACGCGGGCGGCCGCCACAAAGTCAAAGCCTGGGGAGAAACCACAGCATATAACACACTGCACCGAgaaaaagtatgtgcacccccccacccccacctatACCCAGCTTATAGAAGACGCGGGTGGCCGCCACAAAAGTCAAAGCCTGGGGAGAAAACACAGCGTATAACACACTGCACCGAgaaaaagtatgtgcaccccccaccaCCTATACCCAGCTTATAGAAGACGCGGGCGGCCGCCACAAAGTCAAAGCCTGCGGAGAAAACACAGCGTATAACACACTGCACCGAgaaaaagtatgtgcaccccccaccaCCTATACCCAGCTTATAGAAGACGCGGGCGGCCGCCACAAAAGTCAAAGCCTGGGGAGAAAACACAGCGTATAACACACTGCACcgagaaaagtatgtgcacccccccaCCACCTATACCCAGCTTATAGAAGACGCGGGCGGCCGCCACAAAAGTCAAAGCCTGGGGAGAAAACACAGCGTATAACACACTACACCGAgaaaaagtatgtgcaccccccaccaCCTATACCCAGCTTATAGAAGACGCGGGCGGCCGCCACAAAAGTCAAAGCCTGGGGAGAAAACACAGCGTATAACACACTGCACcgagaaaagtatgtgcaccccccaccaCCTATACCCAGCTTATAGAAGACGCGGGCGGCCGCCACAAAGTCAAAGCCTGGGGAGAAACCACAGCATATAACACACTGCACCGAgaaaaagtatgtgcacccccccacccccacctatACCCAGCTTATAGAAGACGCGGGCGGCCGCCACAAAGTCAAATCCTGGGGAGAAAACACAGCATATAACACACTGCACcgagaaaagtatgtgcaccccccaccaCCTATACCCAGCTTATAGAAGACGCGGGCGGCCGCCACAAAGTCAAAGCCTGCGGAGAAAACACAGCGTAAATATCATAGAACcgtatcatacactgctccattacCTCATCAGGCTGCACATGCTCAATACATAACAGTTATCCTCGAAGAGTGGGGATACAGCGCACATGTGACCGCCATGGCCACGTCACACACATCCTCACACACGGAGGACATGGCCACGTCACACACATCCtcacacacagggaggacatggccACGTCACACACATCCtcacacacagggaggccatggccACGTCACACACATCCtcacacacagggaggccatggccACGTCACACACCTCCtcacacacagggaggacatggccACGTCACACACCTCCtcacacacagggaggacatggccACGTCACACACCTCCtcacacacagggaggacatggccACGTCACACACCTCCtcacacacagggaggacatggccACGTCACACACCTCCtcacacacagggaggacatggccACGTCACACACCTCCtcacacacagggaggacatggccACGTCACACACCTCCtcacacacagggaggacatggccACGTCACACACCTCCtcacacacagggaggacatggccACGTCACACACATCCTCATGCACAGGGAGGACATGGCCACGTGTCACTGGAGGACCACGCAGCTCTGTGTGATGGACGCTGCAGAACTC is drawn from Anomaloglossus baeobatrachus isolate aAnoBae1 chromosome 3, aAnoBae1.hap1, whole genome shotgun sequence and contains these coding sequences:
- the LOC142294855 gene encoding epoxide hydrolase 1-like — protein: MNGGGGGMWRQVLESGRSVLRDHWPHSALLPVGVGGAILCWMLCGRRKKTIEMGDGWWGAGVRPQKNEDSSVRPFRIEGGPACSDLHHRLDQTRYVFPLEDSQFHYGFKGTELQFVVSYWRNTFNWAKQVEIINKYPHYKTRIEGLDVHFIHVKPPNLKPGQKAIPLLMVHGWPGSFYEFYRILPLLTDPGKHGLDPNITFEVICPSIPGYGFSEAPHKKGFDFVAAARVFYKLMLRLGFTDFYLQGGDWGSLITTALAQMKPESVKGLHLNMYIITKGGLKMLLCLLLGRHLPWLVGFTAEDVRRVYPYIEKSGYDIMRESGYLHIQSTKPDTVGSALHDSPAGLAAYILEKFSTWTNPEFRKLEDGGLQRKYSMDNLLTNVMIYWVTGSITSSMRFYKENFTRDFQTSPSARTPVYVPTGLAAFPCEVSHAPRVLATDKYRNLVTYTFMPRGGHFAAFEEPELLARDIQKFVSAVEKK